A stretch of the Ictidomys tridecemlineatus isolate mIctTri1 chromosome 5, mIctTri1.hap1, whole genome shotgun sequence genome encodes the following:
- the Gzf1 gene encoding GDNF-inducible zinc finger protein 1 isoform X1: protein MESGAVLLESKSSPFNLLHEMHELRLLGHLCDVTVSVEYQGVREDFVAHKAVLAATSKFFKEMFLNEKSEDGTRTNVYLNEVQVVDFASFLEFVYTAKVQVEEDRVQRMLEMAEKLKCLDLSETCFQLKKQMLESVLLELQNFSESQEAEVSNGSQVGVASDSRASTGLDGAHSNGLVDSPDSPAERISNGMSPDMPLRKSKEKLDKKKDVAKPPYPKIRRASGRLAGRKVFVEIPKKKYTRRLREQQKSAEDEAENYTFSQDQSPDSVEPEMEPVAKIQGDSTGVELEEVLPKAAGEEEEEEEEGEGEELEKKKKSNFQCSICEKAFLYEKSFLKHIKHHHGVATEVVYRCDTCCQTFANRCNLKSHQRHVHSSERHFPCELCGKKFKRKKDVKRHVVQVHEGGGERHRCVQCGKGLSSKTALRLHERTHTGDRPYSCTECGAKFSQPSALKTHMRIHTGEKPFVCDECGARFTQNHMLIYHKRCHTGERPFMCETCGKSFASKEYLKHHNRIHTGSKPFKCEVCFRTFAQRNSLYQHNKVHTGERPYCCDQCGKQFTQLNALQRHHRIHTGEKPFMCNACGRTFTDKSTLRRHTTIHDKNTPWKSFLVIVDGSPKNDEEHKMEQPDEEYASPKLPDKLLSFAENGHFHNLATVQGGVPTVPENSSADIVCKVEDPVVSQDSLLATTISELSELTPQTDSVSTQLPPLTNME from the exons ATGGAAAGTGGTGCAGTTCTGCTGGAATCCAAATCCTCACCGTTTAACCTTCTTCATGAAATGCATGAGCTCCGCCTTCTGGGTCACCTGTGTGACGTCACAGTCAGTGTGGAGTATCAAGGTGTCCGGGAAGACTTTGTGGCCCATAAAGCAGTGCTGGCAGCCACCAGCAAGTTTTTTAAGGAAATGTTTCTTAATGAGAAGAGTGAGGATGGTACCAGAACTAATGTCTATTTAAATGAAGTACAGGTTGTTGACTTTGCTTCATTTCTGGAGTTTGTCTACACTGCCAAGGTACAGGTGGAAGAAGATCGCGTACAGCGGATGCTGGAAATGGCTGAAAAGCTAAAATGTTTGGACCTTTCAGAAACTTGTTTCCAGTTAAAGAAACAGATGTTAGAGTCAGTCCTTTTGGAATTGCAGAATTTCTCTGaatctcaggaagctgaggtgagCAATGGCTCCCAGGTAGGTGTTGCTTCAGACTCTAGGGCAAGTACAGGCCTTGATGGTGCCCACTCCAATGGCCTTGTGGATTCTCCAGATTCCCCAGCGGAGAGAATCAGCAATGGCATGTCACCTGATATGCCACTGAGGAAGTCCAAGGAGAAACTAGACAAAAAGAAAGATGTAGCTAAGCCTCCTTACCCTAAAATCAGAAGAGCTAGTGGAAGGCTGGCTGGAAGAAAGGTATTTGTGGAAATCCCTAAAAAGAAGTACACAAGAAGACTCCGGGAGCAGcaaaaaagtgctgaggatgaagCTGAGAATTATACTTTCTCCCAGGACCAAAGCCCAGACAGTGTGGAACCAGAGATGGAGCCAGTTGCAAAAATCCAGGGTGATAGTACTGGTGTGGAGTTGGAGGAAGTGCTGCCAAAAgcagctggggaggaggaggaagaggaggaagagggagagggagaagagttagagaagaaaaagaagagcaactTTCAGTGCTCTATCTGTGAGAAGGCGTTTCTGTATGAGAAGAGCTTCCTGAAGCACATCAAGCACCACCATGGCGTAGCCACTGAGGTGGTGTACCGCTGTGACACCTGCTGCCAAACCTTTGCCAACCGCTGCAACCTGAAGAGCCATCAGCGCCATGTGCACAGCAGCGAGCGCCACTTTCCCTGCGAGCTATGTGGGAAGAAGTTCAAGCGCAAGAAGGATGTAAAGCGGCACGTGGTTCAGGTGCACGAGGGTGGTGGTGAGCGTCACCGCTGTGTCCAGTGTGGCAAGGGCCTGAGCTCCAAGACGGCACTGAGGCTGCATGAGCGGACACACACGGGCGACAGGCCCTATAGCTGCACAGAGTGTGGTGCCAAGTTCTCGCAGCCTTCAGCGCTCAAGACCCACATGAG AATTCATACAGGGGAAAAACCTTTTGTCTGTGATGAATGTGGTGCAAGATTCACTCAGAACCACATGCTGATTTATCATAAAAGGTGCCACACAG GTGAAAGGCCTTTTATGTGTGAAACGTGTGGCAAGAGTTTTGCTTCTAAGGAGTACTTAAAACACCACAATAGAATCCATACTGGATCCAAACCCTTTAAATGTGAAGTATGTTTCAGGACTTTTGCCCAGCGGAATTCACTTTACCAGCATAATAAAGTCCATACAG GGGAGCGGCCCTATTGTTGTGACCAGTGCGGGAAGCAGTTCACCCAGCTCAACGCCCTCCAGCGCCACCATCgtatccacactggagagaagccattcATGTGTAATGCATGTGGACGGACATTTACTGACAAGTCCACTCTCCGGAGGCACACCACA ATACACGATAAGAATACTCCATGGAAGTCTTTCCTTGTTATTGTAGATGGTTCACCCAAGAATGATGAAGAACATAAGATGGAGCAGCCTGATGAAGAATATGCATCACCCAAACTTCCAGATAAATTGCTGTCTTTTGCAGAAAATGGCCATTTTCACAACCTGGCCACAGTCCAAGGTGGTGTGCCTACTGTGCCTGAGAACAGTTCTGCTGACATAGTCTGCAAGGTGGAGGACCCAGTGGTGTCCCAGGACTCTCTGCTTGCCACCACCATCAGTGAGCTTAGTGAGCTGACTCCACAAACAGACTCAGTGTCCACACAGCTTCCCCCATTGACCAACATGGAGTAG
- the Gzf1 gene encoding GDNF-inducible zinc finger protein 1 isoform X2, which produces MESGAVLLESKSSPFNLLHEMHELRLLGHLCDVTVSVEYQGVREDFVAHKAVLAATSKFFKEMFLNEKSEDGTRTNVYLNEVQVVDFASFLEFVYTAKVQVEEDRVQRMLEMAEKLKCLDLSETCFQLKKQMLESVLLELQNFSESQEAEVSNGSQVGVASDSRASTGLDGAHSNGLVDSPDSPAERISNGMSPDMPLRKSKEKLDKKKDVAKPPYPKIRRASGRLAGRKVFVEIPKKKYTRRLREQQKSAEDEAENYTFSQDQSPDSVEPEMEPVAKIQGDSTGVELEEVLPKAAGEEEEEEEEGEGEELEKKKKSNFQCSICEKAFLYEKSFLKHIKHHHGVATEVVYRCDTCCQTFANRCNLKSHQRHVHSSERHFPCELCGKKFKRKKDVKRHVVQVHEGGGERHRCVQCGKGLSSKTALRLHERTHTGDRPYSCTECGAKFSQPSALKTHMRIHTGEKPFVCDECGARFTQNHMLIYHKRCHTGERPFMCETCGKSFASKEYLKHHNRIHTGSKPFKCEVCFRTFAQRNSLYQHNKVHTGERPYCCDQCGKQFTQLNALQRHHRIHTGEKPFMCNACGRTFTDKSTLRRHTTMVHPRMMKNIRWSSLMKNMHHPNFQINCCLLQKMAIFTTWPQSKVVCLLCLRTVLLT; this is translated from the exons ATGGAAAGTGGTGCAGTTCTGCTGGAATCCAAATCCTCACCGTTTAACCTTCTTCATGAAATGCATGAGCTCCGCCTTCTGGGTCACCTGTGTGACGTCACAGTCAGTGTGGAGTATCAAGGTGTCCGGGAAGACTTTGTGGCCCATAAAGCAGTGCTGGCAGCCACCAGCAAGTTTTTTAAGGAAATGTTTCTTAATGAGAAGAGTGAGGATGGTACCAGAACTAATGTCTATTTAAATGAAGTACAGGTTGTTGACTTTGCTTCATTTCTGGAGTTTGTCTACACTGCCAAGGTACAGGTGGAAGAAGATCGCGTACAGCGGATGCTGGAAATGGCTGAAAAGCTAAAATGTTTGGACCTTTCAGAAACTTGTTTCCAGTTAAAGAAACAGATGTTAGAGTCAGTCCTTTTGGAATTGCAGAATTTCTCTGaatctcaggaagctgaggtgagCAATGGCTCCCAGGTAGGTGTTGCTTCAGACTCTAGGGCAAGTACAGGCCTTGATGGTGCCCACTCCAATGGCCTTGTGGATTCTCCAGATTCCCCAGCGGAGAGAATCAGCAATGGCATGTCACCTGATATGCCACTGAGGAAGTCCAAGGAGAAACTAGACAAAAAGAAAGATGTAGCTAAGCCTCCTTACCCTAAAATCAGAAGAGCTAGTGGAAGGCTGGCTGGAAGAAAGGTATTTGTGGAAATCCCTAAAAAGAAGTACACAAGAAGACTCCGGGAGCAGcaaaaaagtgctgaggatgaagCTGAGAATTATACTTTCTCCCAGGACCAAAGCCCAGACAGTGTGGAACCAGAGATGGAGCCAGTTGCAAAAATCCAGGGTGATAGTACTGGTGTGGAGTTGGAGGAAGTGCTGCCAAAAgcagctggggaggaggaggaagaggaggaagagggagagggagaagagttagagaagaaaaagaagagcaactTTCAGTGCTCTATCTGTGAGAAGGCGTTTCTGTATGAGAAGAGCTTCCTGAAGCACATCAAGCACCACCATGGCGTAGCCACTGAGGTGGTGTACCGCTGTGACACCTGCTGCCAAACCTTTGCCAACCGCTGCAACCTGAAGAGCCATCAGCGCCATGTGCACAGCAGCGAGCGCCACTTTCCCTGCGAGCTATGTGGGAAGAAGTTCAAGCGCAAGAAGGATGTAAAGCGGCACGTGGTTCAGGTGCACGAGGGTGGTGGTGAGCGTCACCGCTGTGTCCAGTGTGGCAAGGGCCTGAGCTCCAAGACGGCACTGAGGCTGCATGAGCGGACACACACGGGCGACAGGCCCTATAGCTGCACAGAGTGTGGTGCCAAGTTCTCGCAGCCTTCAGCGCTCAAGACCCACATGAG AATTCATACAGGGGAAAAACCTTTTGTCTGTGATGAATGTGGTGCAAGATTCACTCAGAACCACATGCTGATTTATCATAAAAGGTGCCACACAG GTGAAAGGCCTTTTATGTGTGAAACGTGTGGCAAGAGTTTTGCTTCTAAGGAGTACTTAAAACACCACAATAGAATCCATACTGGATCCAAACCCTTTAAATGTGAAGTATGTTTCAGGACTTTTGCCCAGCGGAATTCACTTTACCAGCATAATAAAGTCCATACAG GGGAGCGGCCCTATTGTTGTGACCAGTGCGGGAAGCAGTTCACCCAGCTCAACGCCCTCCAGCGCCACCATCgtatccacactggagagaagccattcATGTGTAATGCATGTGGACGGACATTTACTGACAAGTCCACTCTCCGGAGGCACACCACA ATGGTTCACCCAAGAATGATGAAGAACATAAGATGGAGCAGCCTGATGAAGAATATGCATCACCCAAACTTCCAGATAAATTGCTGTCTTTTGCAGAAAATGGCCATTTTCACAACCTGGCCACAGTCCAAGGTGGTGTGCCTACTGTGCCTGAGAACAGTTCTGCTGACATAG